From the Herpetosiphonaceae bacterium genome, one window contains:
- the iolB gene encoding 5-deoxy-glucuronate isomerase: MATYFTSIGGEQGLNPARENPCRLIDFARLVLPDGASHTGNTGQREVLLVLFGGRCSIEAGGNSFENVGKRPNPFAGKPHAVYLPANTSYTITARGSLDAGLCSAPSDLKAEAYVIQPEQVTTNQMGAASFSRELRNMLTSSDQPDLPARRLIVGETLVPSGNWSTYPPHKHEVDDLPREAFHEELYYFRVDQPGGFGHARHYSPDRGYDTTYTVQDSTILMVPHGYHTTCSAPGYTNYFLWMLAGEHRTQAVSFDPAHAWVQKTVGLLKGR, encoded by the coding sequence ATGGCAACCTATTTTACGTCGATCGGCGGCGAGCAAGGTCTGAACCCGGCCCGTGAGAATCCGTGCCGCCTGATCGATTTTGCGCGGCTGGTGCTCCCCGACGGAGCCTCCCACACGGGCAACACAGGCCAGCGCGAGGTGCTGCTGGTGCTGTTCGGCGGGCGATGCAGCATCGAGGCGGGCGGCAACAGCTTTGAGAACGTCGGCAAGCGGCCCAATCCCTTTGCCGGGAAGCCCCACGCGGTCTATCTGCCAGCCAATACCTCCTACACGATCACCGCGCGCGGCAGCCTGGATGCGGGACTCTGCTCCGCGCCATCGGATCTGAAGGCCGAGGCGTACGTGATCCAGCCGGAGCAGGTGACGACCAACCAGATGGGCGCTGCCAGCTTCAGCCGCGAGCTGCGCAACATGCTGACCAGCAGCGATCAGCCGGATCTGCCCGCGCGTCGGCTGATTGTCGGCGAGACGCTGGTGCCAAGCGGCAACTGGTCGACCTATCCGCCGCACAAGCACGAGGTCGACGACCTGCCGCGCGAGGCATTCCACGAGGAGCTGTACTACTTTCGCGTGGATCAGCCGGGCGGCTTCGGGCACGCCCGCCACTACAGCCCCGATCGCGGCTACGACACCACCTACACCGTGCAGGACTCGACGATCCTGATGGTGCCGCACGGCTACCATACGACGTGCAGCGCGCCGGGCTACACCAACTATTTTCTCTGGATGCTTGCGGGCGAGCATCGCACGCAGGCAGTTTCGTTCGATCCGGCGCATGCCTGGGTCCAAAAGACGGTCGGGCTGTTGAAGGGCAGATAG
- a CDS encoding aldo/keto reductase gives MEYRELGRTGWRISAIGCGTWAMGGSWGPTDDQKSLRALHTALDLGVNFFDTADVYGDGHAERLIAQVRRERSEQMIVATKAGRRLNPHVAGGYTRENLTAFVERSLRNLETEALDLLQLHCPPSAVYEMPEVFGVLDDLAQAGKLRYYGVSVERVDEALRAIQYPGVQSVQIIFNMFRLKPAEQLFPTARERRVGILARVPLASGLLSGKLRPDSQFAASDHRSYNRHGETFDQGETFSGVDYEAGLKAVEELRALVPAGASLAQLALRWILMFPEVTAAIPGAKDERQAEDNVRAIELPALSDAAMARVRQVYDRYFRAAIHDRW, from the coding sequence ATGGAGTATCGAGAGCTTGGACGGACCGGCTGGCGAATCTCGGCAATCGGCTGCGGCACCTGGGCGATGGGCGGCTCCTGGGGGCCGACCGACGACCAGAAATCGCTGCGGGCGCTGCACACGGCGCTCGACCTGGGCGTTAACTTTTTCGATACCGCCGACGTGTATGGCGATGGTCATGCCGAGCGGCTGATCGCGCAGGTGCGGCGAGAGCGCAGCGAGCAGATGATCGTCGCCACGAAAGCGGGCCGCCGCCTCAATCCGCATGTCGCCGGTGGCTATACCCGCGAGAACCTGACCGCCTTTGTCGAGCGCAGCCTGCGCAACCTGGAGACGGAGGCGCTCGATCTGCTGCAACTGCACTGTCCGCCCTCAGCGGTGTACGAGATGCCGGAGGTCTTCGGCGTGCTGGATGATCTGGCGCAGGCGGGCAAGCTGCGCTACTACGGCGTGAGCGTCGAGCGCGTCGACGAGGCGCTGCGCGCGATTCAGTATCCCGGCGTGCAATCGGTGCAGATCATCTTCAACATGTTTCGGCTCAAACCGGCGGAGCAGCTCTTCCCCACGGCTCGTGAGCGGCGGGTGGGCATTCTGGCCCGCGTGCCGCTGGCGAGCGGCCTCTTGAGCGGCAAGCTGCGGCCAGACTCGCAGTTCGCCGCGTCCGATCACCGCAGCTACAATCGCCACGGCGAGACGTTCGATCAGGGCGAAACCTTTAGCGGCGTGGATTACGAGGCCGGGCTGAAGGCGGTCGAGGAGCTGCGGGCGCTGGTGCCCGCAGGCGCGAGCCTGGCGCAGCTTGCCCTGCGCTGGATCTTAATGTTTCCCGAAGTCACGGCGGCCATTCCCGGCGCGAAAGATGAGCGGCAGGCCGAGGATAACGTGCGCGCGATCGAGCTGCCCGCGCTTTCGGATGCCGCGATGGCGCGCGTTCGACAGGTCTATGATCGGTATTTTCGGGCGGCAATCCACGATCGCTGGTAG
- a CDS encoding SDR family NAD(P)-dependent oxidoreductase codes for MMILDLFRLDGQVALVTGGNKGLGQAMAIALAQAGADIAIVSHSGQAAATLAAVEAAGRRGHAFAADLGRPEAALGVVDQTVQALGRIDILVNNAGIIRRAEAVATDLADFTTVLDVNLVGVWALSQASGRVMHAQGRGKIINIASLLSFQGGIRVPAYTAAKHAVAGLTKALANEWAAHGINVNAIA; via the coding sequence ATGATGATCCTCGATCTTTTTCGGCTGGACGGGCAGGTCGCGCTCGTCACCGGCGGGAATAAAGGGCTAGGCCAGGCGATGGCGATTGCTCTGGCGCAGGCGGGCGCGGATATCGCGATCGTCTCGCACTCCGGCCAGGCTGCTGCCACGCTGGCAGCGGTCGAGGCAGCCGGACGACGCGGCCATGCATTCGCCGCCGACCTCGGTCGTCCTGAGGCGGCGCTCGGCGTGGTCGATCAGACGGTGCAGGCGCTGGGCCGGATCGATATTCTGGTCAACAACGCCGGTATTATCCGGCGCGCGGAAGCCGTGGCAACCGATCTGGCCGACTTTACCACCGTCCTCGACGTTAATCTCGTCGGCGTCTGGGCGCTGTCGCAGGCGTCGGGCCGCGTGATGCACGCGCAGGGCCGAGGCAAAATCATCAACATCGCGTCGCTGCTCTCGTTCCAGGGCGGCATTCGCGTGCCCGCCTACACGGCGGCAAAGCACGCTGTCGCGGGCCTGACCAAAGCGCTCGCCAACGAGTGGGCCGCGCATGGTATCAACGTTAACGCAATTGCTC
- a CDS encoding glycoside hydrolase family 88 protein: MNAAQIEHHPLAAEQRWSVRMADSVIARRAPESARWHYEDGLVLKALEQVWRATGRDRYWRFVKDTIDRFVDPDGTIRSYRLHEYNLDQINPGKVLFPLYEVTCDQRYRLAILHLRQQLASQPRTSSGGFWHKQIYPDQMWLDGIYMAAPFYAAYARTFDDPAAFDDIAHQIVLIEEHTRDPRTGLLYHAWDESKQQRWADPETGRAPHFWGRAMGWFGMALVDVLDDLPETHPRRGEMIAILNRMSEALAQVQDHATGLWYQVLDQGPREGNYLESSASCMFVYALAKGVRKGYLPEHFMTIARRGYQGIVQEFITIDAEGLVTLDKTCAVAGLGGNPYRDGSFAYYVGERGASNDDKGVGPFILASLEIEARGLGTSSIV, from the coding sequence ATGAACGCAGCGCAGATAGAACATCATCCGCTGGCAGCAGAGCAGCGCTGGTCGGTGCGGATGGCAGACTCGGTGATCGCTCGTCGTGCGCCCGAATCTGCCAGGTGGCACTACGAGGACGGCCTGGTGCTCAAGGCGCTTGAGCAGGTCTGGCGCGCGACGGGCCGTGATCGCTACTGGCGCTTCGTCAAGGATACGATCGATCGGTTTGTCGATCCGGACGGCACGATTCGCAGCTATCGCCTGCATGAGTACAACCTTGACCAGATCAATCCCGGCAAGGTGCTGTTTCCGCTGTACGAGGTGACGTGCGATCAGCGCTACAGGCTGGCGATCTTGCACCTGCGGCAGCAGCTAGCGAGCCAGCCGCGCACGTCCTCAGGCGGCTTCTGGCATAAGCAGATCTATCCCGATCAGATGTGGCTGGATGGGATCTATATGGCCGCGCCGTTCTACGCCGCGTACGCGCGCACCTTCGACGATCCCGCCGCATTCGACGATATTGCGCACCAGATCGTGCTGATCGAGGAGCATACGCGCGATCCCCGGACAGGGCTGCTGTATCACGCCTGGGATGAGAGCAAACAACAGCGCTGGGCTGATCCGGAGACGGGCCGCGCGCCGCACTTTTGGGGGCGGGCGATGGGCTGGTTCGGCATGGCGCTCGTCGATGTGCTCGACGATTTGCCAGAGACGCATCCCCGGCGTGGCGAGATGATCGCGATCTTGAATCGCATGAGCGAGGCGCTGGCGCAGGTTCAGGATCACGCTACCGGTCTATGGTATCAGGTGCTCGATCAGGGACCGCGCGAGGGCAATTATCTTGAGTCGTCGGCCTCGTGCATGTTCGTATACGCCCTCGCCAAAGGCGTCAGAAAGGGCTACCTGCCTGAGCATTTCATGACCATCGCGCGCCGGGGCTACCAGGGAATCGTGCAGGAGTTCATCACGATCGATGCCGAGGGCCTGGTCACGCTCGACAAGACGTGCGCGGTCGCCGGTCTGGGCGGCAATCCCTACCGGGACGGCTCCTTCGCCTACTACGTCGGCGAGCGCGGGGCCTCGAACGATGATAAAGGCGTCGGGCCGTTTATTCTGGCGTCGCTTGAGATCGAAGCGCGCGGGCTGGGCACAAGCTCCATCGTGTGA